The following nucleotide sequence is from Fructobacillus americanaquae.
CATGTTTCTTTCCTTCGTGGGTAATGGAACCAACAGGTGAAATGACGGCCGCTGTTCCCATGGCCCCAGCTTCGGCAAATTGATCCAAATCATGGATTGAAATTGCTTCCTCCACCGGATTCATGCCCATTTCTTCAGCCAAGGCCAAGAGGGAGTATTTTGTAACAGAAGGGAGAATTGATGGTGACTTTGGCGTCTTGAATTGGCCATCCTTGGTAATACCAAAGAAGTTTGCAGAACCGAGTTCCTCGATATACTCATGTTCGCGTGGGTCCAAGTAAACGACATCGGAATAGCCGGCCTTGTGGGCGTTGTCACCGGGCAACATCGAAGCGGCATAGTTACCACCAACCTTGGCTTGTCCGGTTCCACCGTGGGCAGCACGGTCAAATTCAGAAGTTACAAAGGCTGTTGGCGTCAAGCCACCTGGATAGTAGGCACCAACTGGCATGGCAAAGATGGTGAACAAGAAGTCGTGGCCAGGGTGGACACCGATTTCAGGCGAAGTCGAAAGCAACAATGGTCGCAAGTACAAAGAGCCACCGGACTCGTAAGGTGGGATGAAATCCTGGTTAGCCTTAACCACTTCCTTAACGGCTTCAACAAACTTATCTTCTGGATAAGGCGCCATTAACAAACGTTCTGCTGAGTTATGCATTCGATGGGCGTTACGGTCAGGGCGGAAGATGTTCACACCACCATCCTTACGCCGGTAAGCCTTCAAGCCTTCGAAAACTTCTTGCCCATAATGCAAGGCGACAGCTGATTCGCTCAAATGGAGGGTTGAATCAGTAGTCAATTCGCCTGGTTGCCACTGACCATCGTGATATTCGGCCTTATAGCGGTAGGGCAGGTCATGATAACCAAAACCCAAGTTATTAAAATCGAGGTCGCTTTCTTTTGTTTTCGTCATAATAATTCTCCTTCTTTTACTCAATGATTAATCTTATATTAAAATAAAATGAGAAAAAGTCAAGGGGTTTTATGAGATTTCCATCAATCTGCCTTATTGATGGAATATGTTAAAATAAGCGTAACTTAAAATTTCGAGGAAACACGATGGTGAATTATCCCAAGGGTGTCCATGGCGATGGACAGCAAGTGCAAAATCAAATTCAACGTGGCAAGAAGACGCAAAAGGGTCTCCTCTTTGGTCGGCGGGGGATGGCTTTGGAGAGCCTGATTAACGATGCCAATGAATACTATTTGGCCAACCATCTTGCGGTTATTTATAAGAAACCGACACCGGTGACGATTGTCAATGTTGATTATCCAGCCCGATCAGCAGCCAAAATCACGGAAGCCTATTTTCAGCAGCCATCAACAACCGATTATAACGGCGTTTATCAAGGCCGTTATGTTGATTTTGATGCGAAGGAAACCAAGAACAAAACTTCGTTTCCAATGAAGAACTTCCATGAACACCAAGTCCGCCACTTATCCGAGGTGGTGGCCCAGGGAGGCGTTGGATTTGTCCTCATCAAATTCACGCTCCGAGATGAAACCTACCTGTATCCGGCACCAGACTTGATTTACAATTGGCAAGCTCTGAATGGCCACCGGTCATTGCCATATGCCGATGTCGTAGCAGCAGGTTACTTGGTCAAACCAAGTCTGATGCCCAGCCTGGATTATTTGCGGGCGCTTGATGATTACTTGGCAGATTTGTCGGTTGGTAAGCGGGTAGGTCAGCCCAATCAGTCTCAAGCAGTGGGCGGTAATCGTCTAGTCAAACAATCGCAATCCGACGGACGGCACCCGCTATGAGTCGGATTTGGATGACGGGTTATCGGACCTACGAATTGGGTGTCTTTAAGGAAAAGGACCCCAGGGTTCAAGTTTTGAAGTATGCTATCAAAAAAAAGATGATAGAACAGTTGGACCTAGGTCTGGAATGGGTAATTACAGGCGGTCAACTCGGAGTAGAGACCTGGGCGATTGAAGTTGCGCTGGATTTGAAAAGGGATTATCCAAATTTGCAGGTTGCTTTACTTTTGCCCTTTGGTCACTTTGGATCGCAGTGGCAGGAGGCGAGCCAGACGCGGCTGGCTAATTTAAAACAGCAGGTGGATTTTTACGCCGATGTTCATCAGGAAGACTATCAAGGACCATATCAATTGCGCCAGTATCAGGAATTTGTCTTAAACCACACGGATGGTGCGGTGCTCTTGTATGATACCGAATTTCCGGGAAAATCTCAGTACGATTATCAAGCCATTTTAAATTTTCAGGCGCAGTCCCCATATCCACTGGAAATGGTTAGTATGGATGACTTGCAAGAATTTGCCAATGATTACCAGGAAAATCAGCACAACCAATGAGGAGGCGGAGATTTCTGAGACAAGAGGCGGAGCAAACTGATCGATTCGTCTTAAGACGACTTTATCCTGAGTACTAGGTGTTTTTCTGGCTTTAATCTATCCAGAAGCGACAAAAAGTTGGATAAAATGGCGAAAGTTAACGTTTGTTTAATCTGAAACAATTACATTAGTATTACTAGCATGACTGTCAAACTTGCTACTGCCAGGTTTTCCTGGTATTATTAGCCTAGTTCAATTAGAATTTAAAGGAGTGTTTCTTGTGGCTCAAGTAAAGTATACTCAAAAAGATATTTACAACCGTGTTTTTAAGGAAAAGCGCGTTGGTGTTGGCTATGATCCCAATGATGTTGATGGTTTCTTGGATGACATCATTTCTGATTACGGTGTTTTCACTAAGCGCATTGAAGAATTGCAGACACAAGTCGGCCAATTGCAGACTGCTTTGAAGCAGACTCAAGAAGAGTTGAGTGCTAAAGATCACGTTCGTGAAGCTCAACCGGTTGTACCAGCACCGGTCGTCGAGGAGGTGCCAGCATCTGCTCCAGTTCAAACGCCAACCGCAACACCAACTAATCTGGATCTCATTAAGCGCGTCGCGAATTTGGAACGAGCTGTATTTGGTTCAGAAAATGGTGCAAACTAAGTTAAAAAGTGGTAAAATTTTACTGCGATTAACAATGGTTTAATTGTTTAATAGCAGGTACCGAGTAATTGCGCATGATATTTCTCATGTGAGGAAGGTCCATGCTCGCACACTCTGCGATGGGTGTAGTGTTTGTGCTGGGATAAAAAATAAACCCAGGCATGGTGAAAACCATGACGGCGACTGAAATGGCTACGGCTTTGCTATGTCAAAATAGGTCTGAAAGTGCCATAGAAACGGATTCCTAGGTGAAAATTTAGGACTTGAGACGAGGTAAACCCCACAAGCGGGCAACCCAAACTTTGGTAGGGGCGGCTGACCTAGTGAACTGAAATGATGGTCGGTATGGCGGCAACGCTTAGATAGATGATTACTGAAGGTGCTTAATCCCTGGTAAGTACTGGAACAAAACATGGCCTATAGGTACCTGTTACAGGGAGTCCACACTTGGTGTGGGCTTTTTTTTATGGCTTTTTATTGGTAGAATAGGTAAGTGCGAAAAGAGCTTGACCATTTTGCGAGCTCTTTTTTGATGTCTGCCATTGCAATGAATGGTCAGATAACAAACAAATAAAACTGTTGGTTTGTGACTGACAAAAGGATTGAATATGTTCAAAACACTTAGCAAAAAAATGCTGACTTGGTTAACCTTGGCCATCTTAGTCTTGCCTCTTTTACTAGCATCCGCAACAGCCTTCACGACTAAGGTGAATGCAGCTGAAACGGATCCAACTTTGGAGCGAATTCAAAAGAAGGGAACGTTGGTCGTTGGCTTGTCAGCCGACTATGCACCTTATGAATTTCATAGCCAAATCGATGGTAAGGACCAAATCGTTGGTTTTGATGTTTCCTTAGCAAAGGAGATTGCTAAGAAATTAGGCGTAAAAATTCAAATTGAAGACATGGGCTTTGATGCTCTCTTGGGTGCTTTGAAGACCGGAAAGATTGATATGATTGCTTCTGGTTTCTCAGCAACGCCAGAGCGAGAGACACAAGTTGACTTTTCCCATGTTTACCTGAAGTCACCGCAGACGATGATTGTGCTGAAAACAAACAAAGCCAAGTATGAAAGTGGTGAATTGTCAGCCTTCTCCGGTCAAAAGATTGGGGCACAAACGCAAACTATCCAGGAAGATGCTGCTAAGACAATTCCTGGGGCAACAGTTGTTTCACTGCAAAAATATCCCAACCTGATTTCTCAGTTGTCGCAAGGGGTTGTGGCGGGAGTCGTGGCTGAAAAGACGATTGCCCAAGCCTATGCGGATCAGAACCCCAAATTTGCCATGGTTGAACCAAAGTTTTCAACGGATTCCACGGGACAGACGTCGATTGCCGTTCCTAAGAATTCACCAGCCCTGGTTGCTAAGGTTAACCAGGTGATTGATAAAGTGACGACCGATGGTCAGTTTGATGGCTGGAAGAAGCAAGCTCAAAAGCAGATGTTTGCCTCCAAGGACAAGTCCTATTGGCAAAAGTATGGCCACTACTTTGTTGAAGGAACTGGCATTACTTTGGCCTTAGCTGTGGTTGGTGTCTTGATTGGGACCACTTTGGGGACTTTCTTTGCCCTCCTGAAGCTTTCATCTGTCTTTATCCTGAAGGCGATTGGTAATATTTACGTTGAATATATAAGGGGAACACCTTTGCTGGTCCAGGCCTTTATGGTCTTCTTTGGAACACAGGCGATCGGATTACACCTATCAGCCTTTGTAGCTGGTTCACTGGCAATGGGTTTGAATTCTGCTGCTTATGTGGCCGAAATCATCCGTTCTGGAATTGAATCGGTTGATCAGGGGCAAACAGAAGCTGCCCGGTCTTTGGGACTTTCCCATGCAAAAGCGATGCGCTTAGTAATCTTGCCACAGGCTGTCCGAACAATTTTGCCAGCTTTGGGTAATGAATTTGTTTCGGTCATCAAGGAAGGATCTGTTATCTCTGTTATTGGTGTTGGCGAATTAATGTATGAAACGGGCGTTGTTCAGGGAGCTTCTTTTGAACCATTTATGCCACTGGTGATTGCCTCATTGGTTTATTTCGTGTTGACCTTTACTATTTCGCGCGTATTGGGCTATGCTGAACGGCGCATGGATCGTTAATTGAACATTTTTATTGAAGGTCCTTGCGATAGCAAGGGCCTTTTTTCGATGGTTTTAATAAAAAAGGACGTAAAAAAAGAGTTGCCAGAGCAACTCTTTGAAAAAATCAGTTTGGTTTTAACCTTCGAACTTTACTCGGACACCTTCAGGGATGGCAAAGTCTTTTTGAACTAGCGTCAATTCACCGGTTTCTTGGTCACGTGAGAAGACGGAAACGTTATTTGTTTTTTGGTTAGCGACAACCAAGAATTTTTCGGCGGGGTCAAAGTTCATATCGCGGGGAAATGAGCCTTCAGTTGAAACTGTTTGAATTAATTCAATTTCTGCTCCCATGTTGGATGTTTGGAAGACAGAAACAGAATCGTGACCACGGTTTGACGTGTAGATGAAGCGGCCGTCTTCCGTCAAGCGTATAGCAGCAGCACCATTGTGTTCATCCCAGTCAGAAGGGATGGTTGAAATTGTCATGACATGGGCAAATGAGCCGTTTTCTGCGTCGTACTTCAACACAGAAAGCAAAGATGACAATTCCCCTAATACATAAGCATACTGTCCGTCAGGTGAGAAACGCAAATGACGTGGTCCAAAACCGTCTTCTGCCTTATAGCGAGCGACATCGGTCAACAAGCCGGAAGGGTCGACAGCAAGGGTAATGACTTCATCGGTCCCCAAATCAACAACAGCCAAACGGTTGTCAGGTGTTAGGTTGACATAGTGGACATGAGAGCTGTCTTGTTCTGGTCGAGGACCAGAACCGCTGTTATGCCAAGTGTCTTTTAAGACTAAGGAACCATCGGGTTGAATGGCATATACTTCAACTGTACCGCGGTGGTAGTAGCCGGCAAAGACTAATTGGCGGTCTTCATCAACGGCAATGTAAGCGGGGGCAGAACCCTCAGTTACATTCAAACCAATTGCAGACATGGGGCGAGTCGCGTTATCGAGTGAAACTACACCAGCTTCATCGCCACGCTTTTCGACGGCGTAAACAATGTTTTCCTTGGAAATTGCCAAGTAGGTCGGATTCGTGCCAGCAAAAACCAAGCGCGCATCGGACAATCGGCCGGTTGCTTCGTCAAAATCCGCTTCGTAAATGCCCTTTGAACTTTGGCGGGTATAAGTACCAAATAGTACGTGATGAACAGTCATGTTCAGTGTCACTCCTTTTTTAATATTCTAACCAGGGTTATTGTAGCATATTTTTGCAATGGGCTCGACAGAGTAGCTAAAAAAGTAACGACATGTTGATTCCTGATTTTTTGAGGAGAGGGGCTAAGTTACCATAGTATTACCAGGTGGAAAGCGTGGCCAAGGCTCTTTTTGAGGCAATGCTATGGTAAAATGTTTAGTAATAGAAATGTCATGAAAAGGAGCAACTATGCCAAAAGAAAATGGAAAAAAATCGATTGGGTTGACATCGGTTAAGGGACTTAAAACTTTGACCGCAGTGGTCTTAGTCCTATTAATCATTTGGTTAGCCTACCAAGTACGCTTTATTTTTGGACCGATTGAATCCTTGGTTGCTGCGGTTGGAGCACCTATCTTGATTGCTGGAGTCTTTTACTACCTATTGAACCCCTTGGTCACGAAATTAGAAACGAAGTTAGGCTGGAAACGCAAGCACATCGTCTTGGTCGTGATTGTTCTTTTCTTGCTAATCATGGTGGCGGCTATTGCCTTTTTGGCAC
It contains:
- a CDS encoding branched-chain amino acid aminotransferase, giving the protein MTKTKESDLDFNNLGFGYHDLPYRYKAEYHDGQWQPGELTTDSTLHLSESAVALHYGQEVFEGLKAYRRKDGGVNIFRPDRNAHRMHNSAERLLMAPYPEDKFVEAVKEVVKANQDFIPPYESGGSLYLRPLLLSTSPEIGVHPGHDFLFTIFAMPVGAYYPGGLTPTAFVTSEFDRAAHGGTGQAKVGGNYAASMLPGDNAHKAGYSDVVYLDPREHEYIEELGSANFFGITKDGQFKTPKSPSILPSVTKYSLLALAEEMGMNPVEEAISIHDLDQFAEAGAMGTAAVISPVGSITHEGKKHVFFSETEVGPKTQALYDRLIGIQYGDQKGPEGWVQDVPLV
- the recU gene encoding Holliday junction resolvase RecU; the encoded protein is MVNYPKGVHGDGQQVQNQIQRGKKTQKGLLFGRRGMALESLINDANEYYLANHLAVIYKKPTPVTIVNVDYPARSAAKITEAYFQQPSTTDYNGVYQGRYVDFDAKETKNKTSFPMKNFHEHQVRHLSEVVAQGGVGFVLIKFTLRDETYLYPAPDLIYNWQALNGHRSLPYADVVAAGYLVKPSLMPSLDYLRALDDYLADLSVGKRVGQPNQSQAVGGNRLVKQSQSDGRHPL
- a CDS encoding DUF1273 domain-containing protein, with translation MSRIWMTGYRTYELGVFKEKDPRVQVLKYAIKKKMIEQLDLGLEWVITGGQLGVETWAIEVALDLKRDYPNLQVALLLPFGHFGSQWQEASQTRLANLKQQVDFYADVHQEDYQGPYQLRQYQEFVLNHTDGAVLLYDTEFPGKSQYDYQAILNFQAQSPYPLEMVSMDDLQEFANDYQENQHNQ
- a CDS encoding DivIVA domain-containing protein; this translates as MAQVKYTQKDIYNRVFKEKRVGVGYDPNDVDGFLDDIISDYGVFTKRIEELQTQVGQLQTALKQTQEELSAKDHVREAQPVVPAPVVEEVPASAPVQTPTATPTNLDLIKRVANLERAVFGSENGAN
- a CDS encoding ABC transporter substrate-binding protein/permease; this encodes MFKTLSKKMLTWLTLAILVLPLLLASATAFTTKVNAAETDPTLERIQKKGTLVVGLSADYAPYEFHSQIDGKDQIVGFDVSLAKEIAKKLGVKIQIEDMGFDALLGALKTGKIDMIASGFSATPERETQVDFSHVYLKSPQTMIVLKTNKAKYESGELSAFSGQKIGAQTQTIQEDAAKTIPGATVVSLQKYPNLISQLSQGVVAGVVAEKTIAQAYADQNPKFAMVEPKFSTDSTGQTSIAVPKNSPALVAKVNQVIDKVTTDGQFDGWKKQAQKQMFASKDKSYWQKYGHYFVEGTGITLALAVVGVLIGTTLGTFFALLKLSSVFILKAIGNIYVEYIRGTPLLVQAFMVFFGTQAIGLHLSAFVAGSLAMGLNSAAYVAEIIRSGIESVDQGQTEAARSLGLSHAKAMRLVILPQAVRTILPALGNEFVSVIKEGSVISVIGVGELMYETGVVQGASFEPFMPLVIASLVYFVLTFTISRVLGYAERRMDR
- a CDS encoding lactonase family protein codes for the protein MTVHHVLFGTYTRQSSKGIYEADFDEATGRLSDARLVFAGTNPTYLAISKENIVYAVEKRGDEAGVVSLDNATRPMSAIGLNVTEGSAPAYIAVDEDRQLVFAGYYHRGTVEVYAIQPDGSLVLKDTWHNSGSGPRPEQDSSHVHYVNLTPDNRLAVVDLGTDEVITLAVDPSGLLTDVARYKAEDGFGPRHLRFSPDGQYAYVLGELSSLLSVLKYDAENGSFAHVMTISTIPSDWDEHNGAAAIRLTEDGRFIYTSNRGHDSVSVFQTSNMGAEIELIQTVSTEGSFPRDMNFDPAEKFLVVANQKTNNVSVFSRDQETGELTLVQKDFAIPEGVRVKFEG